From a region of the Brevibacterium siliguriense genome:
- a CDS encoding ABC transporter substrate-binding protein, with protein sequence MFTSHSLRRGWQRCLAGVAALALAGSMATSPAQAAASEAPSSDNVLRIATDGFIDSFNPFTSFYLVPTNTFRYMYENLVANDAKDGSVTEGLATEWNTDSEGKVWTYTIRPDMKWSDGEPLTAKDVAWTYNQMMKKEEMAVANGSLVENFDKVEVPDDGTVKITLKKPQANNPGQEIPVVPEHVWSKIDKPGEFKNDKKSVGSGPFQLESYEANKSITLKANPNFWRGKPKLDEIQYRYYTNSDAQVQAIRSGEVDFITGLSPDQFTALENADNVELNDGNGRRFNGISINSGIADAKGKEFGTGHEALKDKKVRQAIRAGIDTETLRKQVMQDYAQPATSFIPAVYPDWALKSDNSVISGFDVDRAKKLLDDAGWKEGSGGIREKDGEKLQLRFLTDADAPIEQSTAKFLKPWMKDIGIDLKNESSDVDTVSERTTKGDYDMYFSGWSINPDPDYQLSINTCGQRPDAEGNGGTSQDGWCNKEFDKLYQAQHVELDQAKRQELVQKALAIHYEEVPSVTLWYPNQLEAYRSDRFDNFTKQPSDGGAIANQVGYWGYSSVEPVSEEEAAGSGMGVGGWIGIAAAAIVVFGGGGWLLSRRKKSDDRE encoded by the coding sequence ATGTTCACTTCACACTCTCTGCGCAGAGGCTGGCAACGATGCCTGGCCGGCGTCGCAGCACTCGCCCTTGCCGGATCGATGGCCACATCTCCGGCACAGGCCGCCGCCTCGGAGGCTCCGTCCTCAGACAACGTGCTGCGGATCGCCACCGACGGGTTCATCGACTCCTTCAACCCGTTCACCTCCTTCTACCTCGTGCCGACGAACACCTTCCGGTACATGTACGAGAACCTCGTGGCCAACGACGCCAAGGACGGCTCGGTCACCGAGGGACTCGCCACCGAATGGAACACGGACTCGGAAGGCAAAGTCTGGACGTACACGATCCGCCCGGACATGAAGTGGTCCGATGGTGAACCGCTGACCGCGAAAGATGTCGCCTGGACCTACAACCAGATGATGAAGAAGGAAGAGATGGCGGTGGCCAACGGCAGCCTCGTCGAGAACTTCGACAAGGTCGAGGTCCCCGACGACGGCACCGTCAAGATCACCCTGAAGAAACCGCAGGCGAACAACCCCGGCCAGGAGATCCCCGTCGTCCCCGAGCACGTGTGGTCGAAGATCGACAAACCCGGCGAGTTCAAGAACGACAAGAAATCCGTCGGTTCAGGACCCTTCCAGCTCGAGAGCTACGAAGCGAACAAGTCGATCACGCTCAAGGCGAACCCGAACTTCTGGCGCGGCAAGCCGAAGCTCGATGAGATCCAGTACCGCTACTACACGAACTCCGACGCCCAGGTGCAGGCGATCCGCTCCGGCGAAGTCGACTTCATCACCGGGCTCAGCCCCGATCAGTTCACGGCGCTGGAGAACGCGGACAACGTCGAACTCAATGACGGCAATGGTCGCCGGTTCAACGGTATCTCCATCAATTCGGGCATCGCCGATGCGAAAGGGAAGGAATTCGGCACCGGCCACGAGGCATTGAAGGACAAGAAGGTCCGCCAGGCCATCCGGGCCGGCATCGACACCGAGACCCTGCGCAAACAGGTCATGCAGGACTACGCGCAGCCGGCCACGAGCTTCATTCCTGCCGTCTACCCGGACTGGGCGCTCAAGTCCGACAACTCCGTCATCAGCGGATTCGACGTCGACCGTGCGAAGAAGCTCCTCGACGACGCCGGCTGGAAGGAAGGATCCGGCGGCATCCGCGAGAAGGACGGCGAGAAGCTGCAGCTGCGCTTCCTCACCGATGCCGATGCGCCGATCGAGCAGAGCACCGCGAAGTTCCTGAAACCGTGGATGAAGGACATCGGCATCGACCTGAAGAACGAGTCCTCCGATGTCGACACGGTGTCCGAACGCACCACCAAGGGCGACTACGACATGTACTTCTCCGGCTGGTCGATCAACCCTGATCCGGACTACCAGCTGAGCATCAACACCTGCGGCCAGCGCCCCGATGCCGAAGGCAACGGCGGAACCAGCCAGGACGGCTGGTGCAACAAGGAATTCGACAAGCTCTACCAGGCACAGCACGTCGAGCTCGATCAGGCCAAGCGACAGGAGCTCGTGCAGAAGGCTCTGGCCATCCACTACGAGGAAGTGCCCTCGGTCACGCTGTGGTATCCGAACCAGCTCGAGGCCTACCGCTCCGACCGGTTCGACAACTTCACCAAACAGCCCAGCGACGGCGGTGCCATCGCCAACCAGGTCGGCTACTGGGGATACTCCTCGGTCGAACCAGTCAGTGAAGAGGAAGCCGCCGGCAGCGGAATGGGCGTCGGCGGGTGGATCGGAATCGCGGCCGCAGCCATCGTCGTCTTCGGCGGAGGCGGATGGCTGCTCAGCCGTCGCAAGAAGTCCGACGACCGCGAATAA
- a CDS encoding ABC transporter permease, with protein MSADTPAEAAPGHSANEPDPHGSESRASSPAVDGAKLVRERRLRNAKKNWALFRSDVPALIGAIVLLFFIVIAIAAPLIAPVSMLDVTKQLDVPRYAPPSLDHPLGTDDLGRELWVRILWGARVSILVGVAATVMSMVIGTIMGLAAGHFTGLFGGIIMRIVDFFIVLPSLLLAIVLSSVLERGVFTIVVAIGLTSWASTARIVRSQTLSVESRLYIERARILGAGHSHILFRHLLPAVMPLVLANTTLTVGGAIIAESTLSFLGLGDTSKESWGTILKNSMDVSAATSGYWWYVLTPGIAILLVVLAFTMVGRAFEAIINPALRSR; from the coding sequence ATGAGCGCTGACACCCCCGCCGAGGCGGCCCCCGGCCACTCAGCGAACGAACCGGATCCGCATGGGTCGGAATCCCGGGCATCAAGCCCCGCCGTCGACGGCGCGAAGCTCGTGCGCGAACGCCGGCTGAGGAATGCGAAGAAGAACTGGGCGCTCTTCCGCTCCGATGTGCCGGCGCTCATCGGCGCAATCGTGCTCCTCTTCTTCATCGTCATCGCGATCGCAGCCCCGCTCATTGCGCCGGTGTCGATGCTGGACGTCACGAAGCAGCTCGACGTTCCCCGCTACGCCCCGCCGAGCCTCGACCACCCCCTGGGCACCGACGACTTGGGACGAGAGCTGTGGGTGCGCATCCTCTGGGGAGCCCGCGTCTCGATCCTCGTCGGTGTCGCCGCGACCGTCATGTCGATGGTCATCGGCACCATCATGGGCCTGGCCGCCGGTCACTTCACGGGACTGTTCGGCGGGATCATCATGCGCATCGTCGACTTCTTCATCGTGCTGCCCTCCCTGCTGCTCGCGATCGTGCTGTCCTCCGTGTTGGAGCGCGGAGTCTTCACGATCGTCGTCGCCATCGGACTGACCTCGTGGGCGTCGACGGCGCGGATCGTGCGATCGCAGACCTTGAGCGTCGAATCCCGGCTCTACATCGAACGGGCGCGCATCCTCGGTGCCGGTCATTCCCATATCCTGTTCCGTCACCTGCTGCCGGCGGTGATGCCGCTCGTGCTTGCGAACACGACCCTGACCGTCGGTGGGGCGATCATCGCCGAATCGACGCTGTCGTTCCTCGGCCTCGGCGATACGTCGAAGGAATCGTGGGGCACGATCCTGAAGAACTCGATGGACGTCTCCGCGGCGACCTCCGGCTACTGGTGGTACGTGCTCACCCCGGGTATCGCAATCCTGCTGGTCGTGCTCGCGTTCACGATGGTCGGACGCGCATTCGAGGCCATCATCAACCCCGCCCTGAGGAGCCGCTGA
- a CDS encoding serine hydrolase: MSELKFDGLPGVRFSALAFDVDSGERVFAYNENDELDTASMGKVFLLHTALQMYKDGNLDLEERLHRRPSERVDESGIWYLMEQDDLSIFDVALLIGAFSDNFATNVLIRRVGLANVADQVEKLGYRNSGLHDFLRWPRPAKAPRTLSTGTAAEISGFMARHAKDEFWDESTNEVFRRWLGAGADTSMVASAFDLDPLAHYNYQRDVWVWNKTGTNGTIRADAGIVMTRTRRVAYAVFANWEPGTDRVVDVMPVMREAGDAIYRFL; this comes from the coding sequence ATGAGCGAATTGAAATTCGATGGATTGCCCGGAGTGCGCTTCAGCGCTCTGGCCTTCGACGTCGACAGTGGGGAACGGGTGTTCGCCTACAATGAGAACGACGAACTCGACACCGCCAGCATGGGCAAGGTCTTCCTGCTCCACACAGCTTTGCAGATGTATAAGGACGGCAATCTCGACCTGGAGGAGCGCCTGCATCGGCGGCCGTCGGAGCGAGTCGACGAATCCGGGATCTGGTACCTCATGGAGCAGGACGATCTGAGCATCTTCGACGTCGCTCTGCTCATCGGCGCGTTCAGCGACAACTTCGCCACGAATGTGCTCATCCGCAGGGTCGGTCTGGCGAATGTCGCGGACCAGGTGGAGAAGCTCGGATACCGGAACTCGGGTCTGCACGACTTTCTGCGCTGGCCGCGCCCGGCCAAGGCGCCGCGGACCCTGTCGACGGGAACGGCCGCGGAGATCAGTGGATTCATGGCCCGACATGCCAAGGACGAGTTCTGGGACGAGTCGACGAATGAGGTCTTCCGGCGCTGGTTAGGAGCCGGCGCGGACACCTCGATGGTCGCCTCGGCGTTCGATCTCGATCCGCTCGCGCATTACAACTATCAGCGCGACGTGTGGGTGTGGAACAAGACCGGCACGAACGGGACGATCAGGGCCGACGCGGGGATCGTGATGACGCGGACACGTCGAGTCGCCTATGCGGTGTTCGCGAACTGGGAGCCGGGCACCGACCGCGTCGTCGACGTCATGCCGGTCATGCGCGAAGCCGGCGACGCGATCTACCGGTTCCTCTGA
- a CDS encoding DUF3870 domain-containing protein, which produces MSDTIYLTGEAKAPSNNPITSQFGLFYVAFEIAPDTHRILDVDCTATLALTRNFIRSLFVDADITDPGRLIERIQRRYHGSSQKALITAVNNAAKKYREVAAQQ; this is translated from the coding sequence ATGTCCGATACGATCTACCTCACAGGCGAAGCGAAGGCCCCGTCGAACAACCCGATCACCAGCCAGTTCGGCCTGTTCTACGTGGCGTTCGAGATCGCGCCGGACACCCACCGAATCCTCGATGTGGACTGCACGGCGACGTTGGCTCTGACCCGAAACTTCATTCGGAGCCTGTTCGTCGATGCCGACATCACGGACCCTGGTCGACTGATAGAGCGCATCCAGCGCCGCTACCACGGATCCTCGCAGAAGGCGCTGATCACGGCAGTGAACAACGCCGCGAAGAAGTACCGCGAGGTTGCCGCTCAGCAGTAA
- a CDS encoding S66 peptidase family protein: MSRTDSVGSERAGAPAGGTGGERAGAPSPYLDSAPLKPGDTVRLIAPSGPTDEESLQRAIAQLESWGLDVVPGDNVRSRHPRVKYLAGTDAERRSDLVEAWCDPGTDAVIALRGGYGAMRLLDGIDFEVMRRHMMRRDGRPKLLTGSSDITALHQAWENHLGVASLFCPMVGNDPFKNSAVVPDEVASWLFRPWSGRELGFPAEKPAEERAANRPLSRAQTLVPGRAKGRLGGGNLSLIAAGMGSPELIDVRERRERRGPSILMLEDVDEELYRLDNLMVQLVRGGWFASADAVVLGSWEDCAPVHEVEALMIDYLGGLGIPIVSEMGFGHDPDAPSVPLGVDVTLDAEPGERPRLWVDRAGGQT, translated from the coding sequence ATGAGTAGAACGGACAGCGTCGGGAGCGAACGAGCGGGCGCACCGGCGGGAGGCACCGGGGGCGAACGAGCGGGCGCTCCGAGCCCGTATCTCGATTCGGCACCCCTGAAGCCCGGCGATACCGTTCGGCTGATCGCGCCGTCGGGACCCACCGACGAGGAATCGCTGCAGCGCGCAATCGCTCAGCTCGAATCCTGGGGACTCGACGTCGTGCCAGGCGACAACGTCCGCAGCCGACATCCGCGGGTGAAGTACCTGGCCGGCACGGACGCCGAACGCCGCTCCGACCTCGTCGAAGCCTGGTGCGATCCGGGCACGGATGCGGTCATCGCGCTGCGCGGAGGATATGGGGCCATGCGGCTGCTCGACGGCATCGACTTCGAGGTCATGCGCCGGCACATGATGCGCCGGGACGGCCGCCCCAAGCTGCTCACCGGGTCCTCGGACATCACCGCACTGCACCAGGCATGGGAGAACCACCTCGGCGTGGCGAGCCTGTTCTGCCCGATGGTCGGCAACGACCCGTTCAAGAACTCGGCCGTCGTCCCGGACGAGGTGGCCTCTTGGCTGTTCCGGCCCTGGAGCGGCCGCGAGCTCGGCTTCCCCGCAGAGAAGCCCGCGGAGGAGCGCGCTGCGAATCGCCCGCTCAGCCGGGCTCAGACGCTCGTTCCGGGGAGAGCGAAGGGTCGCCTCGGAGGGGGAAATCTCAGTCTCATCGCCGCTGGGATGGGCAGTCCCGAGCTCATCGATGTGCGGGAACGGCGTGAGCGGCGCGGTCCGAGCATCCTCATGCTCGAGGACGTCGACGAGGAACTGTATCGGCTCGACAATCTCATGGTGCAGCTGGTCCGCGGCGGGTGGTTCGCCTCGGCGGATGCGGTGGTGCTCGGGTCGTGGGAGGACTGCGCTCCCGTCCACGAGGTGGAGGCGCTGATGATCGACTACCTCGGCGGACTGGGAATTCCGATCGTGTCGGAGATGGGATTCGGCCACGACCCCGATGCGCCGAGTGTTCCGCTCGGCGTCGATGTCACCCTCGACGCGGAGCCGGGGGAGCGGCCGCGGCTGTGGGTGGATCGCGCGGGCGGGCAGACATGA
- a CDS encoding ABC transporter permease, translating into MSTPTHDPHSAEANPAHPAPADMDEPPAGGSFTRYLLRKLGGAATSMILVIVLGFFAFRMLPGDPVLKIAKERPMSPAQIAELRSQYGLDKPVIVQFWDYLVGIVTGDLGESYVYRKSVSALIGEYLGPTLLLTATAAVIAIALGLWLGQISAWRRNSLFDKLASSTSLIFWSVPTFWLGLILLMIFGGTLQWLPTGGMITPGLDPWSPAGMIDVVEHLILPVVSLVAVVYAQFLMVMRASLLEEMNEDYLTTARAKGLTEDEVRRRHAVPNALLPTVTVVFLHIGGLIAGAVTVEAVFSWPGLGKLTFEAIRGPDLPLLQGTFVVFSAIIIVMNLAADIVYRFLDPRVRRA; encoded by the coding sequence GTGAGCACACCCACCCACGATCCCCATTCCGCCGAGGCGAATCCTGCGCACCCTGCCCCTGCGGATATGGATGAACCACCGGCAGGCGGATCATTCACCCGCTATCTCCTGCGCAAGCTCGGCGGGGCAGCGACTTCGATGATCCTCGTCATCGTGCTCGGCTTCTTCGCCTTCCGCATGCTGCCCGGCGACCCGGTGCTCAAGATCGCCAAGGAACGGCCGATGAGTCCGGCGCAGATCGCCGAGCTGCGAAGCCAGTACGGGCTCGACAAACCCGTCATCGTCCAGTTCTGGGACTATCTCGTGGGCATCGTCACCGGTGACCTGGGCGAGTCCTACGTCTACCGCAAGTCTGTGTCCGCGCTCATCGGCGAATACCTCGGCCCGACCCTGCTGCTCACTGCCACCGCGGCGGTCATCGCCATCGCCCTGGGCCTGTGGCTCGGGCAGATCTCGGCCTGGCGACGCAATTCCCTGTTCGACAAGCTCGCTTCCTCGACCTCGCTGATCTTCTGGTCGGTACCGACGTTCTGGCTCGGTCTCATCCTGCTCATGATCTTCGGCGGCACCCTGCAGTGGCTGCCCACCGGAGGCATGATCACCCCCGGCCTCGACCCGTGGTCACCGGCCGGGATGATCGACGTCGTCGAACACCTCATCCTGCCCGTCGTCTCGCTCGTCGCCGTCGTCTACGCACAGTTCCTCATGGTCATGCGCGCCTCCCTCCTCGAGGAGATGAATGAGGACTACCTCACCACGGCCCGCGCCAAGGGGCTCACCGAGGATGAGGTCCGCCGCCGTCACGCCGTGCCCAATGCGCTGCTGCCGACCGTCACGGTCGTCTTCCTCCATATCGGCGGGCTCATCGCCGGTGCGGTCACCGTCGAAGCCGTGTTCTCGTGGCCGGGGCTGGGCAAGCTCACCTTCGAAGCCATCCGCGGACCCGACCTGCCGCTGCTGCAAGGCACCTTCGTCGTGTTCTCGGCGATCATCATCGTGATGAACCTCGCCGCCGATATCGTCTACCGATTCCTCGATCCCCGCGTCAGGAGGGCCTGA
- a CDS encoding DUF819 family protein, with product MITDGYLFISLLLAISAALVVADRSGRFKLFKYVPGFVILYIVAALLNTIGVFDHDGGDITAVGDTLREVLLPAMILLMLFKCDVRQIIKLGPKLLLTFAVTAASIIAGFIVSYLILHSSLDPEAWKALGALNASWTGGSANMVAVQEVVQAPKNVFGYVLIVDTVLYSFWLLLVFSSVTVSDKFDKWTKADMSKLDFTDRVAAEEEKPMTLSSIFGLIGFALLASALAIRLGELLPEVGAVIDGTAWTILIVSILGLAVGATRFGKTAGSNELATILLYLIIGIIASGSDFTSLAEAPLYLVAGIIVLIVHIAIMLIYAKLTRTELFSIAVASTANIGGIASAPVVAGAFNRQLVPVGVLFALMGTFLGTFLGLWSAQILSGLA from the coding sequence GTGATTACGGACGGTTATCTATTCATCAGCCTGTTACTGGCGATCTCCGCAGCGCTCGTCGTTGCGGACCGGAGCGGGCGTTTCAAACTCTTCAAGTACGTGCCCGGCTTCGTCATCCTCTACATCGTGGCCGCGCTGCTCAACACCATCGGCGTCTTCGACCACGACGGCGGGGACATCACCGCCGTCGGGGACACCCTGCGCGAGGTGCTGCTGCCCGCGATGATCCTGCTCATGCTGTTCAAGTGCGATGTCCGGCAGATCATCAAGCTCGGGCCGAAGCTGCTGCTCACCTTCGCCGTGACCGCGGCGAGCATCATCGCAGGCTTCATCGTCAGCTACCTCATCCTGCACTCCAGTCTCGACCCCGAAGCATGGAAGGCACTCGGCGCGCTCAACGCCTCCTGGACGGGCGGTTCGGCGAACATGGTCGCGGTGCAGGAGGTTGTCCAGGCGCCCAAGAACGTATTCGGCTACGTCCTCATCGTCGACACGGTGCTCTACTCCTTCTGGCTGCTGCTAGTCTTTTCCTCCGTCACCGTGTCCGACAAGTTCGACAAGTGGACGAAGGCCGATATGTCGAAGCTCGACTTCACCGACCGAGTCGCCGCCGAGGAGGAGAAGCCGATGACGCTGTCGTCGATCTTCGGCCTCATCGGATTCGCACTTCTGGCCTCCGCCCTGGCGATCCGCCTCGGCGAACTGCTGCCCGAGGTCGGAGCGGTCATCGACGGCACAGCGTGGACGATCCTCATCGTCAGCATCCTCGGCCTCGCCGTCGGAGCGACTCGATTCGGCAAGACCGCCGGATCCAATGAGCTGGCGACGATTCTGCTCTACCTCATCATCGGCATCATCGCCTCCGGCTCGGACTTCACGTCCCTGGCCGAAGCGCCGCTCTACCTGGTGGCAGGCATCATCGTTCTGATCGTCCACATCGCCATCATGCTCATCTACGCGAAACTCACCCGCACCGAACTCTTCAGCATCGCCGTGGCCAGCACCGCGAACATCGGCGGAATCGCCTCGGCACCGGTCGTCGCGGGTGCCTTCAACCGGCAGCTCGTCCCCGTCGGCGTGCTGTTCGCGCTGATGGGCACGTTCCTGGGCACGTTCCTCGGCCTCTGGTCGGCCCAGATCCTGTCCGGGCTGGCATGA
- a CDS encoding type III PLP-dependent enzyme domain-containing protein, which produces MPSHHHAIPNRRARAIRAIAENSGARGRPAAPALTDETAVLGLMDLDCVDTAFERLTSAFASDREVLHAVACKAVPLPSLLRRFAAAGAGCEVASPGELELALSAGFAPDRIVFDSPAKTWAELRRAVDLGVSINVDNFDELTRLDTILSGRNDLAASARIGIRINPQSGTGAIGALSTATETSKFGIGLADPGAREAVIEACLARPWLGQIHVHSGSQGISLDKAAVGIRAAVDLAEEINSRASTRRITRIDIGGGLSVNFDGENVTPTFADYRAVLDKHVPGLFDFDIVTEFGRALLAKAGTILTRVEYAKTTGGRRIAMTQAGVQVATRTAYAPNDWPLRILPFTPAGNPKTAEAADTEIVPTDVAGPACFSGDLLARNRMLPRLEAGDLVAVPETGAYYFSNPFSYNLLPRVPIFGYRTAPDGGTEFFLIRRVQTIAEVLAEAGEPELRPLSSDDRDSAAEPIARVG; this is translated from the coding sequence ATGCCCAGCCATCACCATGCGATCCCGAATCGTCGCGCCCGAGCCATCCGAGCGATCGCAGAGAACAGCGGGGCACGTGGTCGCCCCGCCGCCCCCGCGCTGACCGATGAGACTGCCGTGCTCGGCCTCATGGATCTCGACTGTGTCGACACCGCCTTCGAACGACTGACCTCGGCATTCGCATCGGATCGCGAGGTGCTCCACGCGGTGGCGTGCAAGGCCGTGCCGCTGCCGTCGCTGCTACGCCGCTTCGCCGCGGCGGGAGCCGGCTGCGAGGTCGCCAGCCCCGGCGAACTCGAACTCGCACTCTCGGCCGGGTTCGCCCCCGACCGCATCGTCTTCGACTCCCCGGCCAAGACCTGGGCCGAGCTGCGCAGGGCCGTCGACCTCGGCGTTTCGATCAATGTCGACAATTTCGACGAACTGACCCGTCTCGACACGATCCTGTCGGGACGGAACGACCTGGCCGCCTCGGCGAGGATCGGAATCCGCATCAATCCCCAGTCGGGCACGGGCGCGATCGGCGCGCTGAGCACCGCCACCGAAACCTCGAAGTTCGGTATCGGCCTCGCCGACCCGGGCGCCCGGGAGGCCGTCATCGAGGCCTGCCTTGCTCGTCCCTGGCTGGGGCAGATCCACGTCCACTCGGGATCGCAGGGCATCAGCCTCGACAAGGCCGCCGTCGGAATCCGCGCCGCCGTCGACCTCGCCGAGGAGATCAACTCCCGTGCCTCGACCCGCCGGATCACGCGCATCGACATCGGCGGAGGACTGTCGGTGAACTTCGACGGCGAGAACGTCACCCCCACTTTCGCTGACTACCGCGCGGTGCTCGACAAGCACGTGCCGGGCCTGTTCGACTTCGACATCGTCACCGAATTCGGCCGCGCCCTCCTCGCCAAGGCTGGCACCATCCTCACTCGCGTCGAATACGCGAAGACCACCGGCGGGCGTCGCATCGCGATGACCCAGGCCGGCGTCCAGGTCGCCACCCGCACCGCCTATGCCCCGAATGACTGGCCCCTGCGAATCCTGCCGTTCACCCCCGCCGGGAACCCCAAGACAGCCGAGGCGGCCGACACCGAGATCGTCCCGACCGACGTCGCCGGTCCCGCCTGCTTCTCCGGAGATCTCCTGGCCAGGAATCGGATGCTGCCGCGTCTCGAGGCCGGCGACCTCGTCGCCGTTCCCGAGACAGGTGCCTACTACTTCTCGAACCCGTTCTCCTACAACCTGCTCCCGCGTGTGCCCATCTTCGGATACCGCACCGCCCCGGACGGCGGCACGGAGTTCTTCCTCATCCGCCGCGTGCAGACGATCGCTGAAGTCCTCGCCGAGGCGGGGGAGCCCGAACTGCGCCCGCTGAGTTCGGACGACCGTGACTCCGCTGCCGAACCGATCGCGCGCGTGGGCTGA
- a CDS encoding ATP-binding cassette domain-containing protein: MTDLQFENVSITYRSSSDRGDVVAVKDISLDLPAGATLGIAGESGSGKSTLIMSALRLLPKSARLDGRVLLGGQDIRELSFGQIRAVRWAQASIVFQGALHSLNPVREVGSQIIEALEHHSKGTWTTPQKRRDRMFELLSEVNLEAAKSSAYPHELSGGQKQRIMIAMALACDPDIIIADEPTTALDVIVQQQILTGLARLVAERGISLLMISHDLAVLSAVCADLAIMRHGRLIEYGPSDTVCLSPQEDYTKQLAGAFPQIGDPESRLNPRTTKPAEVARAEPFTMTDEVVLAAKDLSVSFDTRRGRERAVRGVDLRLRKAEILAVVGQSGSGKTTLARSLLGLQEVESGSQLSFAGKPLPRQAKELRTFRRQVQMILQDPAGSLNPKRSVYEAVVEGLRVQGIKDREYERVVGALEAAELTPAEDYLESIPQELSGGQRQRVVIAGALALDPQVLIADEPVASLDASVRGEILSLFLALKKNLGMSALIITHDLGLAWNIADTVAVMKRGEIVEYGEVDRVLSDPQHEYTQELLAAVPRWGSQSLVRNE, from the coding sequence ATGACCGACCTTCAGTTCGAGAACGTCTCGATCACCTACCGATCCTCATCCGACCGCGGGGACGTCGTCGCCGTCAAGGACATCAGCCTCGACCTGCCCGCCGGTGCCACCCTGGGCATTGCGGGGGAGTCCGGATCGGGGAAGTCGACGCTGATCATGTCGGCTCTGCGTCTGCTGCCGAAGTCCGCTCGCCTTGACGGTCGGGTCCTCCTCGGCGGGCAGGACATCCGGGAGCTGAGCTTCGGCCAGATCCGTGCCGTCCGCTGGGCGCAGGCCTCGATCGTCTTCCAAGGTGCCCTGCACTCGCTCAACCCCGTCCGCGAAGTCGGGAGTCAGATCATCGAAGCCCTCGAACACCATTCGAAGGGCACATGGACGACTCCGCAGAAGCGCCGCGACCGGATGTTCGAACTCCTCTCCGAGGTCAATCTCGAAGCCGCGAAGTCGAGTGCGTATCCGCACGAGCTCTCCGGCGGGCAGAAGCAACGGATCATGATCGCCATGGCGCTCGCCTGCGACCCCGACATCATCATCGCCGATGAGCCGACCACCGCTCTCGACGTCATCGTGCAGCAGCAGATCCTCACCGGCCTGGCCCGCCTCGTCGCCGAACGCGGGATCTCGCTGCTGATGATCAGCCACGACCTCGCCGTGCTCTCGGCCGTCTGCGCGGACCTCGCGATCATGCGCCACGGCCGCCTCATCGAATACGGACCCAGCGACACGGTGTGTCTGTCTCCCCAGGAGGACTACACGAAGCAGCTCGCCGGTGCGTTCCCGCAGATCGGGGACCCCGAATCCCGGCTGAATCCCCGGACGACCAAACCCGCCGAGGTGGCCCGGGCCGAACCGTTCACCATGACGGATGAGGTGGTGCTCGCGGCGAAGGATCTCAGCGTCTCCTTCGACACCCGGCGGGGTCGCGAACGAGCGGTGCGCGGGGTGGATCTGCGCCTTCGGAAGGCGGAGATCCTCGCCGTCGTCGGCCAGTCCGGTTCGGGGAAGACGACTCTGGCACGCTCTCTGCTCGGACTGCAGGAAGTGGAATCGGGTTCGCAGCTGTCGTTTGCCGGCAAGCCGCTGCCGCGGCAGGCGAAGGAGCTGCGGACGTTCCGGCGGCAGGTGCAGATGATTCTGCAGGACCCGGCAGGGTCGCTCAACCCCAAGCGAAGCGTGTACGAAGCCGTGGTCGAAGGCCTGCGTGTGCAGGGGATCAAAGACCGCGAGTACGAGCGGGTCGTCGGTGCCCTCGAAGCCGCCGAGCTCACGCCGGCCGAGGACTATCTCGAGTCGATCCCACAGGAACTCTCGGGCGGACAACGGCAGCGCGTCGTCATCGCCGGTGCACTTGCTCTCGACCCTCAGGTGCTCATCGCCGATGAACCCGTCGCGTCATTGGATGCGTCCGTGCGCGGAGAGATCCTGTCGCTGTTCCTCGCGCTGAAGAAGAACCTCGGAATGAGTGCGCTCATCATCACCCACGACCTCGGGCTGGCGTGGAACATCGCGGATACGGTGGCCGTGATGAAAAGAGGCGAGATCGTCGAATACGGTGAGGTCGACAGGGTGCTGTCCGACCCGCAGCACGAATACACGCAGGAGCTGCTCGCCGCGGTTCCGCGGTGGGGAAGTCAGAGTCTGGTGAGGAATGAGTAG